Part of the Aurantiacibacter aquimixticola genome, GCGCGGGGTCGCTCAAGGCCCAATCGGAAGGGACCGCGACTTGCGGCTGCGGCGTTTCGACTTGCGGCGTGGCGCAGGCGCCGAGCATGGCGACCAGCGGCAGCGCCCACAGCCCGCGCGTCAGCTGCCTTCGATGAAGCATTGAAACCAACCCCCTTGCGTCCCGTCTGCGGCTTCTAGCGCGTAGAGCCGCCCATTTCCAATTAAGAGATCGCCACGCGCATTGTCACCGCTTTTCCTGTGCATTTGCGCAACAAAATAACCCATTTCGAAGGTAAAGAGCTTGCCGCGCACGTTCCGAAACAGCCAGAGGGCAATCGAGGAACGCCGCACGCGGCTCTACCAACCGTGTTACCGGTATAGCACAGCCGCCGAGCGACATGTCGGTTTCGCAAAAGAGGATTGCTTTTCGTGCCGTTCTTGGCGCCAAAGCGCTGATCTTTACAACGTGTCTTTACAGGCATTTCCGGGGGGTTATGCCGAACGGGCTGAAACTTGCCCCATTCGCCTTCCGGGCGGTGTGACATCCCCCCTCATCGGTCGGGACCAATGCGCGCTTTTGCGAAGTTTTTCGTGACAGCTGTTGCAGTAGCAGCCCTGATCCTCCGCATTTGCGCAGGATCAGGCGCCCGCGCCTGTGTATGGACCACTGGTCGACGCTGCATCGCCGATCGCATTGCCCGCGCCCATCGCCATTCCCGATCCGCTCGACCGTGCCGCCGTGCTGGCAGCGGCGACGCATCCGCTGGTGGACGCGGCGGAGGCGGAAGCAGAGGCGCTTGGCGCGGAATTGCGAGCTGCGCGCTGGGGCCGTTATCCCAGCGCATCGGTAGAGGCGCTGGCGGCAACCGAGGGATCGTCCTTCGCCGACGAGGATGGCATCGCGCTCAACGCCGTGCTCAAACAGCCGCTATGGGCCGGTTGGCGCATCACGAATGAGATCGACCGCGCCCGTGCATCGCTGATGGTCGGGCTGAACCGGGTGGACGAGGCGGAGCGCGATATCGTGCTGCGCGTCACATCGGCCTATCACGACTACGTGCTGTCGGCGGAGCGGGCCGATGCGCTCGAAACCAGCCTTGCCGAACATAACGAATTGCTCGGCGCGATCGGCAGGCGAGTGGAGCGTGAGGTGTCGCCGCTGGCCGATCTGACTCTGGGGCGCTCGCGCACGGCGCAGGTCGAGCTCGATCTCGCCAGCGCGGCCGAGGCGCGCGATTCCGCCCTTATCCGATTGCTCGCGCTGACGGGCGGCGGTGCGGTCAATCCCGAAATGCCGCCGCGCGGCGTCTCCGACAGTTTGCCGCTTGAAGAAATCGCATTGTCCGAAGCGCCCCCAGCCTACAGGCGCGACGAACCTGATCGCCGTTTCGGAAGTGCGGCGCGATCTTGCGCGTTCCAGCCTCTGGCTGCAGATCCTGCTCCAGCTTTCGCAGAACGAGATCACCGGCGCGCGCGCCGCGCTTGTCGTGCGCTCGCAATTCGGTCCGAGGCTGTCGCAGCTCAGGACGATGGATGCCGGTGACGCGCGGATCAAGCGGGCGCTGGCCGACTTTGCCGAGACCGAACGCGTTCTGCGCGAACAGCTGCGGCGCGATTACGTGCTCGTGCGCGCAGCGGAGCGAAGGATAGAGGCGGGCATACTTGCCGCGGACGCTGTCGAGGCCATCATCGCCAGTTACCAGCGGCAGTTCATCGCCGGGCGGCGCAGCTGGCTCGACGTCATGAATGCTGTGCGCGAGGCCGCCAATGCGCGCC contains:
- a CDS encoding TolC family protein; translation: MYGPLVDAASPIALPAPIAIPDPLDRAAVLAAATHPLVDAAEAEAEALGAELRAARWGRYPSASVEALAATEGSSFADEDGIALNAVLKQPLWAGWRITNEIDRARASLMVGLNRVDEAERDIVLRVTSAYHDYVLSAERADALETSLAEHNELLGAIGRRVEREVSPLADLTLGRSRTAQVELDLASAAEARDSALIRLLALTGGGAVNPEMPPRGVSDSLPLEEIALSEAPPAYRRDEPDRRFGSAARSCAFQPLAADPAPAFAERDHRRARRACRALAIRSEAVAAQDDGCR
- a CDS encoding TolC family protein, with amino-acid sequence MDAGDARIKRALADFAETERVLREQLRRDYVLVRAAERRIEAGILAADAVEAIIASYQRQFIAGRRSWLDVMNAVREAANARLSESDARVGAAAATARILALSCRWQPDGMEVTP